AATCTCTACTCTTGTTAATCTTAAAAATCTTGGCAATACGGTAATTGTTGTTGAGCATGATGAGCAAACTTTGCGTACCGCAGACTATATTATTGATATGGGTCCTGGTGCTGGAATTCTTGGAGGCGAAATAGTTGCAAAGGGAGCCTTAATTGATATTTTAAATAGCAAAAATAGCTTAACTGGTCAATATCTGAGTGGCAAGTTTAAAATAGATATTCCAAGCTCTAGAAGAAAGGCAGATAAGGGAGAAATTTTGCTTTTAGGTTCTAATAAAAACAATCTTAAAAATATAGACGTAAGCATCCCTTTGGGAGTTTTTACCGTAATAACAGGTGTTTCTGGCAGTGGAAAAAGTACTTTGCTTAACGAGGTTTTATATCCAGCTCTTGATAGTAGATTGAAGCTTAATGAAAAGTATTGCGATGGTTTTAAAGACATTGTAGGGTACGAAAAAATTGATAAAATTATTCAAATAAATCAAAAACCAATAGGTAAAACTTCAAGGTCAAACCCAGCAACTTATGTTGGATTTTTTACAGAAATTAGGGAGCTTTTTGCTAAGCTTCCGAATGCAAAGTCAAGGGGTTTTAAAGCCGGTAGATTTTCTTTTAATGTTAAAGGTGGAAGGTGTGAGAAATGTCAAGGAGATGGATATCTTAATATTCAAATGCATTTTTTACCAGATGTTTTTGTTCCTTGTGATTTGTGTAAGGGTAAAAAATTTAATGAAGAAACTTTAGAAGTTAGGTACAAAGGAAAAAATATACACGATGTTTTAGAAATGAGTGTGTTTGAAGCAAGTCAATTTTTTGAGAATGTCCCCAAAATTAGCCATTATTTAAAATTTTTGATTGAAGTTGGGCTTGAATACATTAAATTAGGACAATCTGCAACAACCTTATCAGGGGGTGAAGCTCAGCGCATTAAGTTGGCTTTTGAGTTAAGTAAAAAGAGCACAGGTAAAACCTTTTATATTATTGATGAACCAACAACTGGGCTGCATTTTGATGACATAAAGAAGTTGTTAGAGGTTTTGCAGCGATTGGTTTCCAATGGGAATACAGTTGTACTCATAGAGCATAATTTGGATGTAATTAAACAGGCAGATTATATAATAGATTTAGGTCCTGATGGTGGGTTGGCAGGGGGGAATATCGTTGTTTCTGGTATTCCTGAAGAGGTTGCAAAATGCGAGAATTCCTATACAGGGATGTTTTTAAAAAATCTTTTATAATATTTTTAATTTTTTTAACATTTTGTAATGCAATTTTTGCCCAGACTGTAAATGACGAAAATTCTAAAAAAAGAGACAAGCTAACTTTAAGTCAAAAATCTTATTTAAGAGAACTTGAGCTTTCAACTGATGAAGATTTGAAAAAATGGGCCTTGCAAGAGGGTATAAAAGAAACAGATGTTTTAAAAATACGAGAATTGCTTTTAAAAAAGTTTGGAATAGATCCTGAGCTTTTTGTCAAAGGAAAGGGACTTGCTGGGTCTGGTAGATATAAAATAATAATTGAAACTACAGACAATCTTGAAAATTTCACTTATGGACTTACTAAGGATGAAAGCGTTGTTTTTGAAGGAAGAGTTAATATCTTGGTTGAAGATATTAAAGAGAATAAAAAACACAATATTAAAGGTGACAGGATAGTTCTTAATAGGAACTCTAAAAAACTTTATTCTATTGGAAATGTCGAATATATTCTTGATATGGATAACAATGAAAAGCTTTATTTTTATGGTAATGAATTTTTTGTTGATTTTGATTCTCAAAATTTTCTATTAAAAGATGGTATTCTTCAAAAAAAAATGCAAAAAAATCAAATAGATCATATTCTTTCTTTTGGAGGAAAGGTTTTAAAAAAGATGGACAATGATGTTGCTATTTTGGAACAAGCTTTTGCAACAACTAGTAAAATTCCAGAGCCTTACTATTCAATCAAGGCTTCTAAGATATGGGTATTGCCTTCAGGAGATTTTGGGTTTTTAAATGCTATATTTTACATGGGAAGAGTTCCAGTATTTTATATTCCTTTTTTTTTCAGACCGGGAGATAGTTTATTTTTTAATCCATCTTTAAGCTTAAATCCACGAAAAGGCTTTTCTGTTTTTAATACTATTTATCTTTTTGGTAATAAATCTTCAGGTGAAGATTCTTCTTTTTTGGATTTTGATTTCAATTCTGTTTATAGTTCAGGTAAAAAACCTTATATAAGAAATGGATATTTAACTTATTTTTTTGCAGAAAATTTAGCACCCAGTCTTAGTAAAGATTATGTTAAGTTGATTTTTGACATTTATGCTAATCTGGGATTTTATTCTGGAATTGATTTTAATTTGGGCAATACTTTGGGGCATTTTAAAACTTTGGAAGGAAATCTTGGATTAGGTTTTACTAGGAATGTTTATAGTTACGATGGAGGATATTATCCTTTTGACAATAGGGCTTTAAAACAATCTCTTTTTAGTTTTTCTAATCTTAACAAAGGAGATATATTTGGGTTTGAAGTTCCTTTTAGGTATTTACTTAAATTTAAAACAGAATTTCTTTTAAGTGATGCGCTTTTTTCGGTTGTTTTAGAGCATTATTCCGATCCATATGTTAATATTGATTTTAGAGAGAGAATAGAAAGCGCTACATTTTTTTCTCTTTTAAATTTAGATAAAGATTCGGTTAAAGAGCAAACCAGCATTAGCACTTTTGATTGGAATTTATCTTCTTTTTATAAGCGAACATTTAATGACGGTTCAATTTTAGATTATAAATTAAATAATTTAGGCTTAAATTTTAAATTGTCGGGCTATGAAAATATTTATGTTAAATCTCCTTTGGAGAGGCCAAAAGAGACTAATGATCCTACAAGAAAATGGTTTTATCTGGATAGAATTTATGCTCCATATATTGATTTAAATTTCCAAAAAGATCTTTACAATAATCAATGGACATTTTCAGATGATACTAAAGAAATGATAATGCGTCCAGAAGTTAAAAATCTAGAAGATAAAAATAATGATAAAAAGAGTGTGAGGGAAAAAAATACTAAAAAAACAACAGAATTGACTAAAGATTTATATATTCCTCCAGAACCAATTACTTTAAAAAATATTGATCAATTTGATTCTTTTTTTATTAGGTTTGGCATTAATCCTTATTTAAGAAATAATGTTTTTTTTAATAATTATGGCATAACAAGCCCAAAGGACTTTAATTATGAGATAAAAAATTATTTATTTGATATAAAAAATAAAACGGATATAAAAATTCATGCTGATTTTTATAATCGTTTAATTACTTTTGAAAATTTATTATATCTTAATACTATTGAGTATAATCCTTTAAATAAAGATTTTAAGGTTGAAGATAAAGATAAAAAAAGTGAGCACTCTATTATTAACCAAATAAATTTAAACTTGCTTCCTTTTATTAGGTATCCTTTATTTTCTAGAAGTACTTTAAATTTTGAAAATAAGGCTACTTTATATTCATTTAATAAAAAATATGATTCTGATGTAAAATCTTTGGTTAATAAAAATAGTAGTATTTTTTTATCTGATCCAGAAACTTTTTATCAAAGTTTAACAGCTTCTTTGATTTATGATTATGATTATTTTACTACCGAGCTTTCAGGCGAATTAAAAAATAGTTTTGAAGATATTAAGGCTTCTTCTGAGCTTAAACTTTCTTTAGATTTTCCTTATTTATTACAAGAAGCTGGGATTGGAATTAAATATTATAAAAAGTTTAAAGAAGATGCTAAAAATCCTGGAATTTCTGCTGTTCAAAATCCTTTGGAGCCTCAAAAACCATCATCGCCTTATAAAAATTTAGAAATGTCTCCTGCTTTGTATTATAAAATTGAGCCAAGATATTTGGATTATTTTAAATTCAGTTTCTTAGCTGCTTATGATCCTTTGATAAATAGAGTTTCCGAGCTTTCTTTTAAGCTTAATGTTTTTGATTTTCAGTTTTTGTTTGCTATGAAAGATGATTTTGAATATAATTATGATTCTTTAAAAGGAGATTTTTCTAAGATTGGTACTACAACCAAACTTGTTCCATATTCTTTTGATTCTAGTTACAAGAAGGAATTGTATGTTTTAACTTTTTTTGATAAGAAACTTTCTTTTAACTTAGGAATAGATTTTGGCTGGAAAATAAATTTACAGAAATTTACGGATAATGAACTTCGATCTGCATTGACTTTGAAGCTCAAATATACAGAATTTTTAGAAATTTACTTTTCTACTTTTTCTATTAATACTAAGACTTTTAAATACTTTAAAGGATATATGGATCAAATTGGGCTTGAGACCGTTAATGTCTTCACTGATTTATTAAAATCTTTCAATTTCTTTAATTCTCAAGACAGAAAAGATTCACTTTTTAAAATTAAAAAATTTTCATCAGGCTTTAAATTCAATTTTTATGATTGGAAGTTTGTTGGTGAATATAATTTGGAACCAGATTTGCTAATAGGATCTGACGGGATTTATTCTCCTATTTGGAGAAATAATTTTACAATTTATATTTCTTGGAATTTTTTTGCTCCTATAAAAGCATCATTTGAAAACAATAAAGATACAAGCTATGAGCTTATCATTAATAGAAAAGCAAAAAAATAATAACAATTTTTATGTGTTAGTAACATTGATTTTTATAGTTCTTGTTATTAAAACATTTATTGTTTTTTTTGCCTCAATTCCCACTTTTGTTATATTGAGTTTTAAAATAGATGGATATTTAATGGCTGGGCTTAAGTTGTTACTATTTTTGTTTTGAGAGAGAATTTTTAGTGGATATGCTTTAAATTTAAATGAAGTTTTAGGACCAATAAAAAACTCTCTATATTTATTTTTATACTTTATTTCATTGTTTATTGTAAGATCTTCTTTTTTTAAGACGATCTTATCGTTGTTAAGACTAGTGTTTTGCCAATTTATTTTTACTACGTCTAAGCTATTGTTTGTAATTTGAATATAAATATATTCATTTGTAGCTTTAATTACATCTATGTTAATGTATTTAGAGGGAGATTCTAGAACTTTAAAATCAGTTTCATAATCATGGTTTATTTTTATTGTTGTACAACAATAAAAATAAACCATTGAAATCAGAAATATTGTTTTTATGTATTTTTTGGCACTATTTCTGCTTAGTTTTATGAAAACCAAGATCTGCAATATTTTCATTTCCTGGAATAAAAGAAATTTTTCCACCCTGTTCTTCAAATTTTTTCCTTAGTTCAACTGTCTTTTTGATTAAATTAATAGTAATTTGTTTTAATTTTTTGCTATTATAAATTCCTTTTGACCAATAGTCAATTATTAATTTACTGTCGCCAAATATGTTTGTTATATTTTCTTTTAATGCTATTTTGAGCGCTGTATATAGGGCAAGCAGTTCTCCAAAATTATTACTAATTCCTTGAAAATTTTTGACATAATGATTTCCATATTCATTAATCAAGGATTTATCTAGGATTTTGTCCAATATTGGAATCTTTTTTTCGTTTACAACTCTAATTTCTATACCCTTTCTTCTTCCTGTTCCAGAATCAAAATATATTCCAATTGGGTGATGATGAATTTTATTCTCATTATCAAGTAGCCAATTTTGAGCTTGTTCTATTGTTTTAAAACTTTTTATTTTATTATTTTTTCCTTTAATAGCAGTTTTGCATTCTTCCCAAGATTTGAAAATAATTCTTTCATTACTATTGATCAAAATGCATGCATAATATTTGTCCATAGGTAATTAACTTCCTGAGCACCAGAGGTTTGTTATATTGCAAGCTTTTCCAAAAATTTTTTCTTTAGATTTTTTTAACTCTATTGTGTCTACTATTTCTTTATTGTAACCAATGAATTTTTCTTTTAATGTTGGTTTAATGAGTCTTTTTGGAAGCGCGCTTGGTAGTATTCCTGTAATCGTATAAGACATGTAAAAATTGTAAGCGGCTGCATTTATTTCTCCAGGAGTAATTATTCCCGAAATTTCGTAATTTCTTGATACATTAAGTCCTACTGTTTTATATATTCTATCAACCATTAAAGAACAATAGGTTTTGCTGTGAATTTCTTCAAGATTAAATGAATCTGTCCATAAATTAGAGGATATTAATGGAACCATATATCCAAAGTTATTGTCAATGTATCTGCTTCTTCCAAAATTAATAGCTTTTTGAATTGTTCTTGTGTCTGTTATTGGCGAG
Above is a genomic segment from Borreliella mayonii containing:
- a CDS encoding LPS-assembly protein LptD, translating into MREFLYRDVFKKSFIIFLIFLTFCNAIFAQTVNDENSKKRDKLTLSQKSYLRELELSTDEDLKKWALQEGIKETDVLKIRELLLKKFGIDPELFVKGKGLAGSGRYKIIIETTDNLENFTYGLTKDESVVFEGRVNILVEDIKENKKHNIKGDRIVLNRNSKKLYSIGNVEYILDMDNNEKLYFYGNEFFVDFDSQNFLLKDGILQKKMQKNQIDHILSFGGKVLKKMDNDVAILEQAFATTSKIPEPYYSIKASKIWVLPSGDFGFLNAIFYMGRVPVFYIPFFFRPGDSLFFNPSLSLNPRKGFSVFNTIYLFGNKSSGEDSSFLDFDFNSVYSSGKKPYIRNGYLTYFFAENLAPSLSKDYVKLIFDIYANLGFYSGIDFNLGNTLGHFKTLEGNLGLGFTRNVYSYDGGYYPFDNRALKQSLFSFSNLNKGDIFGFEVPFRYLLKFKTEFLLSDALFSVVLEHYSDPYVNIDFRERIESATFFSLLNLDKDSVKEQTSISTFDWNLSSFYKRTFNDGSILDYKLNNLGLNFKLSGYENIYVKSPLERPKETNDPTRKWFYLDRIYAPYIDLNFQKDLYNNQWTFSDDTKEMIMRPEVKNLEDKNNDKKSVREKNTKKTTELTKDLYIPPEPITLKNIDQFDSFFIRFGINPYLRNNVFFNNYGITSPKDFNYEIKNYLFDIKNKTDIKIHADFYNRLITFENLLYLNTIEYNPLNKDFKVEDKDKKSEHSIINQINLNLLPFIRYPLFSRSTLNFENKATLYSFNKKYDSDVKSLVNKNSSIFLSDPETFYQSLTASLIYDYDYFTTELSGELKNSFEDIKASSELKLSLDFPYLLQEAGIGIKYYKKFKEDAKNPGISAVQNPLEPQKPSSPYKNLEMSPALYYKIEPRYLDYFKFSFLAAYDPLINRVSELSFKLNVFDFQFLFAMKDDFEYNYDSLKGDFSKIGTTTKLVPYSFDSSYKKELYVLTFFDKKLSFNLGIDFGWKINLQKFTDNELRSALTLKLKYTEFLEIYFSTFSINTKTFKYFKGYMDQIGLETVNVFTDLLKSFNFFNSQDRKDSLFKIKKFSSGFKFNFYDWKFVGEYNLEPDLLIGSDGIYSPIWRNNFTIYISWNFFAPIKASFENNKDTSYELIINRKAKK
- a CDS encoding ribonuclease H family protein: MDKYYACILINSNERIIFKSWEECKTAIKGKNNKIKSFKTIEQAQNWLLDNENKIHHHPIGIYFDSGTGRRKGIEIRVVNEKKIPILDKILDKSLINEYGNHYVKNFQGISNNFGELLALYTALKIALKENITNIFGDSKLIIDYWSKGIYNSKKLKQITINLIKKTVELRKKFEEQGGKISFIPGNENIADLGFHKTKQK